Part of the Verrucomicrobiia bacterium genome is shown below.
TTGAACGCGATGCCGATGCTGACGCCTTTGGCCGCGCACAAGAACGCGTCCTTCTGCGTCCAGATTTCGCCGCCCAATTCGGCCAGGTGCACGGGGATGATTTTGCCGGGATAGGGCGCACCGAAGGCCACCCGCTTTTTGCCGGCGGTCCGATTTTGAAAGACCGTCATGAACAGCGATTCACCCGTCAGCAAACGTTTGCCGGCGCCCATCAACGCGCCCAGAAAGCCGCTGTTCTGTTGCGAGCCGTCCCCGAAAATGGTCTCCATTTCGATCCCGTCGTCCATATACATCATGCCGCCCGCCTCGGCGACCACGGCTTCATTGGGATCCAGTTCCACTTCCACAAACTGCAAATCGTCACCGTAAATCTGGTAATCGACCTCGTGCATGGCCCGCGAAGGGACGGGGCCGCCAATAATGGGGGGCAGGTTGCTTTGCATGGTCCGAAGAT
Proteins encoded:
- a CDS encoding TIGR00266 family protein, which translates into the protein MQSNLPPIIGGPVPSRAMHEVDYQIYGDDLQFVEVELDPNEAVVAEAGGMMYMDDGIEMETIFGDGSQQNSGFLGALMGAGKRLLTGESLFMTVFQNRTAGKKRVAFGAPYPGKIIPVHLAELGGEIWTQKDAFLCAAKGVSIGIAFNKRLGAGLFGGEGFIMERLQGDGWAFMHAGGTIIERQLAPGELLRVDTGCVVGFQPTVEFDIQFVGKIKTALFGGEGLFFATLRGPGRVWLQSLPFSRLAGRIYAAAPQGGGRRKGEGSILGGLGDLLDGDNS